TTGAGGGGGGTTGTAGAATCCTAATGACCATTCACATGTCCTTGGTGTGCACGATGTCCCTCTAGCCTTGGACATAAGATCAGTGCCACTACAATGAGGTTTAAGAGCATTTATTATGAGTAGTGGTAGTAAATATTAATGACGATTAAAACAATAAGCTTCGGGACTGTTGGTAGTAGTACTAAATAGTGATAACGTGAAAAAATACATGTGAATATAAGGTAGGCAAACTGACAGGAAATGGGCACCGGATAGACCCTGTGTTTCTGATGACAGTTCCTGGAAAGAGCTGCGAGAGGAGTGATGGTGGAACAGAATAATAATGTTGTGGCTGTGAGCAGATGAGGCAATGATGTACAGTAGTGCACACTGAGCGGCAGCTACACACGGGTCTGCTCTTTCCCCGTTTCCTGCTCTCCCTCATACAGCAGAACGCTTAAACAACACCTCAGAGGAGCAGCACGTGGCAGAATAACACAACTGCATAAAGTATAGGCCCTCTCTGCCCTGACACATACACCCCCTTTGAAGAAGAAAAGTAATTTCTATTACCGTAagcaacaaaatacacacaaaaaataacagACTCAGAGTGCCCCGACCCCACGGCAGGGCATTGCCTTTCATATTGAGCACAGACCAGGGCTCTTCACTGGGTTCATTGTGTTTCCTGTTAGTGTAGTTTAGTGTGAGGTGCCCAGGCCAAACAGCAGCGGAGAATAATGCCCAGCACAGAACCAGCACTATTCAGGGATGCCTAGTTTAGACGATCACCAAACCAAGCAGGCATTCTGAAAGCGCCCGACTCTAGAGGGGCCAGGTAGTGCACCAGCAGGGAAAGCAGTGTCCGTCTGTGACAGTCCCAGTATGTAGACTGTAAGTGTCTGCCCCCCCCGTCacacagttttgttttaaatgaacagACATTCAATTCACAAAACACTGTCTCAGATCAGTGCCATGAATGAATAATCACCACAGATGAGCAGTGTGGAACAGCGTGCTCACTGCTCTGGCAGGACAGGAGATGATTAAGAAAGGAAAAGGATAAGGGGCAGAAAGTGGAGTCAAAATGTACCGAGAAGCTTCCCAAGGTGGCCCAGGTCCCCAGGTGTCTGAGCTCAGAGACCCAACCTTCTCGGGACAGGATCTGCAGAAGTAAAGTGTTTGCTGAACTTGCTCCTCATCAGACATTGGCTTCTGACCTCCCTCTTCCTCCGCGCTGTACTCTGTATCTCCAAGGAAGGCCCAACAGAGTCAAACACTCAAGAAGCTGCTGGAATCGCCTCAGTCCAGAAGCGAAGACAGACCAGCAGCCCGAGTTACAGCCAACCAGCACAAGAATCATTCATATAGAGTGCTTTTGAACAAGGAGCTCTAACTTGACGCATTCCTCACACTGAGCTTCCTCTGATCCACGGACACCACAGTTTGAACCATCACACTCTGTCCCCCCAGCTGTCACTGTCACCCCACTGTCCCTCTGCCCCCCTCAACGAAAGAAGCACAAGTTATTGCCATCGCTTGCACGGCAACATTCTTCCTGGTTTTGTATGTTTATGTGCCTGTAATCTCTGGCTGCCTGTCCTGCTGCACCAGGCCGGCCCGCTGTGCGGTCAGTGTCCTGTCCTGCCACAAATCAAACTGCCCTTCACTCTCCTCAACCCACAGCACATGGGCCCTTAAACACAATACCTGAGAAGCCCAGCAGGTGGCAGAACAACACAACTGAACACAGTGCTAGAGTGAAGGCTGTCTTTCAGCACTGCCACTATATTGATGATAATAATGACAGTgataaggaaaataataataatttgtactaCAGCCCCATATATCAAAtgttatttcaaattaatagtTTTGCCTCACCAGAAGCCAAAATGGGGGTAATTTAAAGGAGAGCCATCTGTACAAACAGCTGTAAATCCTCACTACTGATTGACTATCAAATGTAGGAttcactgctgattggctgttgACCACACAGGGACACCATGCGCTGTCAGGTGAGGGATTGTTACTTCCACTCTTGCTGTCAATGGGATTGTTGGGGTATTTGATTCTTTATCAATAGATAATTATCGATCATTTCCATTCAGAAAGGACAAGCAGTGAAAGTGGTATCATGGTGAACCACTGTGTGAGGGTTGAGTGTGTGCACTGCAAGAACTGTTTCTCCAAGCAGAATAACTAATAGTACCAATAATGataacaaaattaataataatggtaataatgataatatgaaacaataagtaataataataataataagtaataaaaATGCAACAGACAATGGGGAAGAGATAAAAAAACAAGGTaaggtgtttatatatatatatatatatacacacacacacacacacacacacatattgaatTGCCAAAAAAAGATCAACTTACACAGCAAATTGGAACAAGTGTCTCAGATCCACAACAGAGCAAGTGTCGGGTGCAACCCCAGCGCAGCATGGGGACAGATGGGGTTGTATTCATGGGAAACAGTGAGGAcaaaatcataatcataataatgacaGCAAGAATACTAGGAATGATAAAACAGCGATAACAATGACAGAATAGACAAATATAGGGCTTCCAAGGTCTTTGTTGATTGAGGCAGTGACAATTCATCCGAGGTCAGAGGGCAGCGCAGTGCAACATGGGAGTCAGTGTTACTGCCCCCCAACACCAAACACCACACTCCCACCCTGGCGGCTGCCCTTCAGAGGGGCAGTGACGAGAACAACTCAATAAGAACAATAACAATGACAATGGATGAGATTAACACATCAGGATTCTcaaggttattattattctttccaCTCgggaaacttaaaaaaaagtttatttttcatgacatttttttccttccaaTTTATATGGTTGTTTTCTCTGTGTTCGGAGGTCTGCACCGTTCCACCATTCAGAATCTAAGCccaccacccccctccccccaaaacaTCAAACATGGTCCAGCCCTGCCCCCATCCACTCATAACCCATGGTTTCATTTCCTCTGGCAGACTCACACACAGAtcaactgagagagagagagagagagagagagagagacacactgtaaTCCTCCCTGTAATTCCTCAGTCCTGGTTCAGTCCAATCCTCCCAGCCAAACACCCCTTCCCAGATTCAGTGGTTTATTAAAACAATCTCAAACTGAACAGGCTTCCTCACAACTACCCTCTTGCAAAACATGGTTCGatcctttccctctccctcccaccTCACCCAAGGCTCATAATGCTACCCCTGATTTGGAAGATGGTTCAGTCCACatgaaagaggaagaaaaaaaaaaaaaaatagtaatcGTACGATCCCCCAGCTCCTGTTGAACAATCAGTCCTCCTTGAACCCATGCACCCCCCCATGATTAACAATCATTGAAATGGCTCAGTCCTCTACGTATTTGACTATCAGGcagtgcccccccacccctggtTTTCTCCACCCCCTGAAAAAGGGGCACACAGCAGCAGCGGGGCAGAAATCAGGGACGGGTGCAAACAGAACACAACACGCACAAACCCACAGTAGAGGACAGAGATGGGTACATGATTTATATTGGTCATGATTGAAACACACCTACTGATCTAATGATACAGCACTCCGCcacccccccccctaaaaagAATAACCTCTCAACCCTCTCCACCCCCCCActacaaagaaaaatacaaaatacagcatGCCTATAGGTCTGTTACCACCCTCCCCTCTCCCTGTCACAATCCCAGAGTGACACAGGGTCCATGTTGTGGGCTTGCGGAGTGCTGACCCGAGCCCGGCCCGGTCTGAAGCTGGAGGACGCAGGTGAGAGACTGACCGACTGACCCGTCCAACACTGCTGCTGCAGAAGCCCCTTTCAGACGGGGCTGGGGTTACTCTGCCTCCATCTTCCCACGGCCACATTTGTCTGCCCCCACCACCTCCCCTTCCCCATCGGTCTGTCTCTGCACGTCTCTCCCTCTCAGACTGGGTCGGCACTGGGGGTAGAATCTGGGGCAGAAACTTTTTGGTTTGAAACCACAGGAAAAAAATCAATAGAATTCATTAaaatcagaaacaaacaaacatacaaacaaaactcAAGCACAcggaacacaacacacaaacacaatctctctcacactcgcctacacagaaacacacatgcgCTTCTGCCTCGTCTTTGGAACAactcaaaatgaaattaaaaaagtaaaaacttaAATTCTGTACAGTCACCGAACGCACTGGGACACACGCCTCCCTGTCCCCTCCCACTCGGTGACAAGATTGTGCGAGCTGCTGCAGTGTGAGTAGGGCTCTGGCACAGCAGAGTGTAGTGGAGCACAGTATATTAGAGGATGGTATAACACAGTGGAGTACAGTCCACTGTCGTGTAGTATAATTCAGGTCACTGGGGTACAGTGTAGGCCCCGATGCACCGCCCTCAGACTAAACACCTCTGGGATCAACTGGACAAGATCAGTGCAGTGCAGCACAGGCCAACCAGGCGCTCTGTAGCGGGGAGGGGACGCCCCCATAAtactggactggacaggggggggctgtactgtgctgtagtgtctggCACCTGACAAGAAAACATCCCGTCTAAATTGATTAAAAATTGTATATAAGTAATTGTCCAGTAAGCAGGTGGAGGTGCGGGGGCAGTGCAGTCCCAGTCCAATACAATGAGTTGACAAGGACCACTAACAGCAAACCATACAGACCAGTATCGATATATATGAGCATCATAATACCAGCaaactgcaataataataataataacagcaataacaatATGTAGTGTATAACGGAAAATAAAGGAgaaaaatcccccccccccaaattacaataatcatcataataacaaGTTATACAGTCTGCattgtccctccctccctccctccctccctcctgggCCTGTTTCCGCTCCTGTCCTCCTCTCACTGTGGCTTGTATTCCTCCTCTTCTCAGCATTGTATCCACCCCCCCTTCACAATCCCCTCGTTCCTCCATCCTTTCTTCAGTTCCTGTGTTGTGTAGTCCCTGCGGCGGCCGAGGTGTAGCCCTGGCTTGCGCTCCAGCTCTGTTTGTCCTCAGTCTGGGATGTCCTCCCTCTGCGCAGCGGCAGGCATGcaggtgtgtgtggagggggggagggggggttggtGGTGTCTGTTGCAGTTTGTGTCGTCGTTGTCGTCGGTTGTGATTGTTGGGGCCACGGGTGCCGACCCCAGGCTGTGGGCTAGGGGGCGCTACATCCTCCTCCCAGGAACTACGCATGGCTTCAGTATGGGGCAAACCGGCTGTATCCCCCTCGGTACAGACTGGCCTGTGAGAGAACAGAGGCAGAGAGGATACTGTCAttgctggagagcagcagcccagtgcagtgcagtgcagaacAGCAGGGCtcccagagacacagagacacagagacagtggTTACCATGGCTCCGACTCCATACGCGGCGGCGGCGGCAGGGGCCAGGGCGTGGTACGGGTCGGTGGTGTAGACTCGCCCATAACtgacacagagggagagagaggaggttactacacactgcatacaccccactgcacagagagggagagggtgtgtgtggggagggggcgCACGTCTCACCTGTCACTGTACGCAGCGGCGGCGGCAGCTGCAGCAGTTGCCCCGGTAACAGCAGCGGTGGGCTGGGCATAGCGATACGCGGTGTAGCCAccctgagagggagagacgcactgagagactgacCAACTGATACCATGTTCAGAGACGGGGAGAGCGAGAGacggggagagcgagagagcgagagacggggagagcgagagagcgagagacggggagagcgagagagcatACTTACATAGAGGTCAGCGCCATAGAAGCCATCTTGGTAGACGAccctgagggagagggagaggagtcgTTGGTTATTTGGAGTACAAGCCGTGTTCAGACAGTCCATTCTACTACAGCGCAACGGTACTATAGTCCAGAGCATCACAGCACAACGGTACTACAGAGCAACAGTACTACGGTCCAGCGCATCACAGTGCAAGAGCACTGCGGTCCAGCGCAGCGGTACCACAGTCCAGCGCATCACAGCGCAGCGGTACTACAGTGCAACGGTACCACTGTGCAGCACATTACAGCACAAGGGTACTACAGTGCAGTGTACTACAGTGAAGTCCAGTCCAGTTACCCAGGGTAGGTGGGCAGGGCAGGCTGGGGCACAGCGGCCCTGACGGCGCTGTAGACAGGGCGCCCCCTCCCCCGCAGGGCCCCCCGAAATGCAGCTGCGGTGGAGGGGTACGGGAACCCAGgaactgagagggagagagagggcgagTTATTTAAGTTATTATTGGTCAAAttggagacacagacagagctagatagacaaacaaacaaacaaacaaacattaccTGCATACAGCTCCGGTCCATACATGGCACCCACAACTGGACTGAGCTTCCAGCctgcacagacagagacagagactgggTCACAGGAAGTAGTCAGTGTGGTGGACAGTGGACGGCCTGCGAGTGTCGAGTGTGTTGCGTGTCGGCAGTGTGTTGCGTGTCGGCACAGCGGTGTACCGTAGGGCAGGGAGCTGAGAGCCTCTCCGTTGGAGTAGGGGCTGACCAGCTTCTTATTGGTCATCACTCTGGCCGTGGCATTGTTCACCTGCATACACGGACAGAGAGTCAGGACACACTGACACCGGACAGAACACAGAGTACCACAgggacacagaaacacacatggacacacaggGAGACGGGGAAACAAAAGCACTGCCCTATTCCTCTGGCTACACTAAGCAGTCGCCCTGTACTGCTGGGA
This sequence is a window from Amia ocellicauda isolate fAmiCal2 unplaced genomic scaffold, fAmiCal2.hap1 HAP1_SCAFFOLD_337, whole genome shotgun sequence. Protein-coding genes within it:
- the LOC136732076 gene encoding RNA binding protein fox-1 homolog 2 isoform X2, giving the protein MQVNNATARVMTNKKLVSPYSNGEALSSLPYGWKLSPVVGAMYGPELYAVPGFPYPSTAAAFRGALRGRGRPVYSAVRAAVPQPALPTYPGVVYQDGFYGADLYGGYTAYRYAQPTAAVTGATAAAAAAAAYSDSYGRVYTTDPYHALAPAAAAAYGVGAMASLYRGGYSRFAPY
- the LOC136732076 gene encoding RNA binding protein fox-1 homolog 2 isoform X1, translated to MQVNNATARVMTNKKLVSPYSNGEALSSLPYGWKLSPVVGAMYGPELYAVPGFPYPSTAAAFRGALRGRGRPVYSAVRAAVPQPALPTYPGVVYQDGFYGADLYCVSPSQGGYTAYRYAQPTAAVTGATAAAAAAAAYSDSYGRVYTTDPYHALAPAAAAAYGVGAMASLYRGGYSRFAPY